The following are encoded in a window of Sagittula sp. P11 genomic DNA:
- a CDS encoding ABC transporter ATP-binding protein — MTALILENVNKSFGKTHVLKDINLTVEDGEFVVFVGPSGCGKSTLLRVIAGLEEATSGTVSIGGEQVNGTPPAKRGIAMVFQSYALYPHLSVKDNMGLGLKQDGAPKDKVAQQVAKAAKMLDLEPYLSRRPAELSGGQRQRVAIGRAIVRDPRLFLFDEPLSNLDAALRMNTRVEIATLHRTLAASMIYVTHDQIEAMTLADRIVVLRDGRVEQVGSPMELYNNPANRFVAGFLGAPSMNFVENAPGLNAGEVLGVRPEYLRPDPAGRLKGTVTHVERLGGDTNLLVRAPDGQTFTVRLFGQDLTEVGEDVAFDYDDARTFRFDAEGRRL, encoded by the coding sequence ATGACCGCCCTGATCCTCGAAAACGTCAACAAGTCCTTCGGCAAGACCCACGTCCTGAAGGACATCAACCTGACCGTGGAGGATGGCGAGTTCGTCGTCTTCGTCGGCCCTTCCGGCTGCGGCAAGTCCACCCTCCTGCGCGTCATCGCCGGGCTGGAGGAAGCCACCTCCGGCACCGTCTCCATCGGCGGCGAGCAGGTGAACGGCACACCCCCCGCCAAGCGCGGCATCGCCATGGTCTTCCAGAGCTACGCGCTTTATCCGCACCTGAGCGTCAAGGACAACATGGGGCTGGGGCTGAAGCAGGACGGCGCGCCGAAGGACAAGGTCGCCCAGCAGGTCGCCAAGGCGGCGAAGATGCTGGACCTCGAACCCTACCTGTCGCGCCGCCCCGCCGAACTGTCCGGCGGCCAGCGCCAGCGCGTCGCGATCGGCCGTGCCATCGTGCGCGACCCGCGCCTGTTCCTCTTCGACGAACCGCTCTCGAACCTCGACGCCGCGCTCCGGATGAACACCCGGGTCGAGATCGCCACCCTGCATCGCACCCTCGCCGCCTCGATGATCTACGTCACCCACGACCAGATCGAGGCGATGACCCTCGCCGACCGCATCGTCGTGCTGCGCGACGGCCGGGTCGAGCAGGTAGGCTCCCCCATGGAGCTCTACAACAACCCAGCCAACCGCTTCGTCGCGGGTTTCCTCGGCGCGCCGTCGATGAACTTCGTCGAGAACGCGCCGGGCCTGAACGCGGGCGAGGTGCTGGGCGTGCGCCCCGAATACCTGCGCCCCGATCCCGCCGGACGGCTGAAGGGCACCGTCACCCACGTCGAACGGCTGGGCGGTGACACCAACCTTCTGGTGCGCGCCCCGGACGGCCAGACCTTCACCGTGCGCCTCTTCGGGCAGGACCTGACGGAGGTGGGCGAGGACGTGGCCTTCGACTACGACGACGCGCGGACCTTCCGCTTCGACGCGGAGGGCCGCCGCCTGTGA
- a CDS encoding carbohydrate ABC transporter permease, whose amino-acid sequence MGRIRWHVVVFLAPAVLVYTAVMIFPLFDTLRLALFNTEEKARVFVGLANFRRLFLDPNWSEQFWNALANNFWFFLIHMLVQNPIGIALAALLSSPKLRFAALYRTAIFVPTILSFVIVGFAWKLILSPIWGIAPSMLDAIGLKSLFAPWLGKEEYALTTLALISVWQFVGIPMMLIYAALLSIPEEILEAGEVDGITGLSAFWKIKLPLILPSIGIISILTFVGNFNAFDLIYAAQGALAGPDFSTDILGTFMYRTFFGFQLQLGDPYMGSAIASAMFGIILIGVCIYLFGIQRRLRHYQF is encoded by the coding sequence ATGGGCCGCATCCGATGGCATGTCGTCGTGTTCCTCGCCCCCGCGGTGCTGGTCTACACGGCCGTGATGATCTTCCCGCTGTTCGACACCCTGCGCCTCGCGCTGTTCAACACCGAGGAAAAGGCGCGCGTCTTCGTCGGGCTCGCCAACTTCAGGCGCCTGTTCCTCGACCCGAACTGGTCCGAACAGTTCTGGAACGCGCTGGCGAACAACTTCTGGTTCTTCCTGATCCACATGCTGGTGCAGAACCCCATCGGCATAGCACTGGCGGCGCTCCTGTCCTCGCCGAAGCTGCGGTTCGCCGCCCTCTACCGCACCGCGATCTTCGTCCCCACCATCCTCAGCTTCGTCATCGTGGGCTTCGCGTGGAAGCTGATCCTCTCGCCGATCTGGGGCATCGCGCCGTCGATGCTGGACGCCATCGGGCTCAAGTCGCTGTTCGCGCCGTGGCTGGGCAAGGAGGAATACGCCCTGACCACGCTGGCGCTGATCTCCGTCTGGCAGTTCGTCGGCATCCCGATGATGCTGATCTACGCCGCCCTCCTGTCGATCCCTGAAGAGATCCTGGAGGCAGGCGAGGTCGACGGCATCACCGGCCTCTCGGCCTTCTGGAAGATCAAGCTGCCGCTGATCCTGCCGTCGATCGGCATCATCTCGATCCTGACCTTCGTGGGCAACTTCAACGCCTTCGACCTGATCTACGCCGCGCAGGGCGCGCTGGCGGGGCCGGATTTCTCCACCGACATCCTCGGCACCTTCATGTACCGCACCTTCTTCGGCTTCCAGTTGCAGCTGGGCGACCCCTACATGGGCTCTGCCATCGCCTCCGCCATGTTCGGGATCATCCTGATCGGGGTCTGCATCTACCTCTTCGGCATCCAGCGGCGCCTGCGCCACTACCAGTTCTGA
- a CDS encoding Gfo/Idh/MocA family protein produces the protein MKVLIAGLGNMGFSHAMAHHTHPESEIVGIVKRSPDADDRLPYPVFTDFHAALAETQPDLVVVATYTDTHAEYAIAAMEAGAHVFVEKPLALTVTDARRVTETAARLNRKLVVGYILRHHPSWVRLIDEAKALGGPYVFRLNLNQQSEGATWETHKALMQTTSPIVDCGVHYVDVMCQICGSRPVQVTGIGLRLSDEIPEDMYNYGQLQVRFEDGSVGWYEAGWGPMMSETAFFVKDVVSPNGAVSIKDADKGDSDSVDGHTRVGALLVHRPGDDRLIDLPDEPGHQELCDAEQAFLIEAIRNDTDLTRHMQEAVDSLAICLAADLSIRTGQPVRPGDVT, from the coding sequence ATGAAGGTACTCATCGCCGGTCTCGGCAACATGGGCTTCTCCCATGCCATGGCCCACCACACCCATCCCGAAAGCGAGATCGTCGGCATCGTCAAGCGCTCGCCCGACGCCGATGACCGCCTGCCCTACCCGGTCTTCACCGACTTCCACGCCGCCCTCGCAGAGACGCAGCCTGACCTTGTCGTCGTCGCCACCTACACCGATACGCACGCCGAATACGCCATCGCCGCGATGGAGGCGGGCGCGCATGTCTTCGTCGAGAAACCGCTGGCGCTGACCGTCACCGACGCCCGCCGCGTGACCGAGACGGCGGCCCGCCTGAACCGCAAGCTGGTCGTGGGCTACATCCTGCGGCATCACCCTTCGTGGGTGCGGCTGATCGACGAGGCGAAGGCGCTTGGCGGCCCCTACGTGTTCCGGCTGAACCTCAACCAGCAGTCCGAGGGCGCGACGTGGGAAACCCACAAGGCGCTGATGCAGACCACCTCTCCCATCGTCGACTGCGGCGTGCACTACGTTGACGTGATGTGCCAGATCTGCGGCTCGCGCCCCGTGCAGGTCACCGGCATCGGCCTGCGCCTCTCGGACGAGATCCCAGAGGATATGTACAACTACGGCCAGCTACAGGTCCGGTTCGAGGACGGCTCCGTCGGCTGGTACGAGGCCGGCTGGGGCCCGATGATGTCCGAAACCGCCTTCTTCGTGAAGGACGTGGTCAGCCCGAACGGCGCGGTTTCGATCAAGGACGCAGACAAGGGCGACAGCGATTCCGTCGACGGCCACACCCGCGTCGGCGCCCTGCTGGTGCACCGCCCCGGCGACGACCGCCTCATCGACCTGCCCGACGAACCCGGCCACCAGGAGCTGTGCGATGCCGAGCAGGCCTTCCTGATCGAGGCCATCCGGAACGACACCGACCTCACCCGCCACATGCAGGAGGCGGTGGACAGCCTTGCCATCTGCCTCGCCGCCGACCTCTCCATCCGCACCGGCCAACCCGTCAGACCGGGAGACGTGACATGA
- a CDS encoding carbohydrate ABC transporter permease gives MSTRRITPNLLAMHGALILYVLIALFPVFVIVVNSFKSRRAIFREPLALPNGESFSLVGYETVLKQGDFFLYFQNSFVVTVASLFFILLFGAMAAFALAEYRFKGSTIMALYLALGIMIPIRIGTVAILEMMVSTGLVNTLWALILVYTAQGLPLAVFILSEFMKGVSDDLKNAGRIDGLSEYAIFFRLVLPLVRPALATVAVFNMIPIWNDLWFPLILAPAEEVKTLTLGSQVFIGQFVTDWNAVLSALSMAILPVMVLYVIFSRQLIRGITSGAVK, from the coding sequence ATGTCCACACGCCGCATCACCCCGAACCTCCTCGCCATGCACGGCGCGCTGATCCTCTACGTGCTGATCGCGCTATTCCCGGTCTTCGTGATCGTGGTCAACAGCTTCAAGAGCCGCCGCGCCATCTTCCGCGAACCGCTGGCCCTGCCCAACGGCGAGAGCTTCTCGCTTGTGGGATACGAGACGGTGCTGAAGCAGGGCGACTTCTTCCTCTATTTCCAGAACTCCTTCGTCGTCACCGTCGCCTCGCTGTTCTTCATCCTGCTCTTCGGTGCCATGGCGGCCTTCGCGCTGGCCGAGTACCGCTTCAAGGGCAGCACCATCATGGCGCTCTACCTCGCGCTGGGGATCATGATCCCGATCCGGATCGGCACCGTCGCGATCCTTGAAATGATGGTCTCCACCGGGCTGGTGAACACGCTGTGGGCGCTGATCCTCGTCTACACCGCGCAGGGCCTGCCGCTCGCCGTCTTCATCCTGTCGGAGTTCATGAAGGGCGTCTCCGACGACCTCAAGAACGCCGGCCGCATCGACGGGCTCAGCGAATACGCGATCTTCTTCCGCCTCGTGCTGCCGCTGGTCCGCCCCGCGCTCGCCACGGTGGCGGTGTTCAACATGATCCCGATCTGGAACGACCTGTGGTTCCCGCTGATCCTCGCCCCGGCGGAAGAGGTGAAGACCCTCACGCTCGGCAGCCAGGTCTTCATCGGGCAGTTCGTGACCGACTGGAACGCGGTGCTCTCCGCGCTCTCCATGGCGATCCTGCCGGTCATGGTCCTTTACGTCATCTTCTCGCGGCAACTGATCCGCGGCATCACCTCGGGGGCCGTCAAATGA
- a CDS encoding GNAT family N-acetyltransferase produces the protein MTLTIRPATRTDLPALIALYADDGLGKNRDGGAVDDAYLSAFAAIDRDPNHILAVGEEGGEIVATLLLSFLPGLSRHGAWRAQIEAMRVSSARRGQGLGRMMLDWAVAEAQSRNCRLVQLTSDRQRDDAHRFYERAGFTPSHLGFKKTLETE, from the coding sequence GTGACCCTGACGATCCGCCCCGCCACCCGCACCGACCTCCCTGCCCTGATCGCGCTCTACGCCGACGACGGGCTGGGAAAGAACCGGGACGGGGGCGCGGTGGACGACGCCTACCTCTCGGCCTTCGCGGCGATCGACAGAGACCCCAACCACATCCTCGCCGTGGGCGAAGAGGGTGGAGAGATCGTTGCCACCCTCCTTCTCTCCTTCCTGCCCGGCCTCTCGCGCCACGGCGCATGGCGCGCCCAGATCGAGGCGATGCGCGTCTCCTCCGCCCGGCGCGGCCAAGGCCTTGGCCGGATGATGCTCGATTGGGCGGTCGCGGAAGCGCAAAGCCGGAATTGTCGCCTCGTGCAGTTGACCTCCGACCGCCAAAGGGACGACGCTCACCGCTTCTACGAGCGTGCGGGCTTCACGCCCTCGCACCTCGGTTTCAAAAAGACACTGGAGACAGAATGA
- a CDS encoding dipeptidase, with protein sequence MTNFPVFDGHNDLVLRLLRGDVTAQGVAEGLDSGHIDKPRAVKGGFGGGFFAIFVPSPGNKAVRYEEMVKPEYDIPLPDPVPEDEALDWTTRGFDALDDLAAAGAVTLCRTADDIAAALPKPEMAAVAHIEGAEAVDRDFARLHEWHARGLRSLGPVWSRPTVWGHGVPFRFPSSPDTGPGLTDAGKALVRECNALKIMIDLSHLNEKGMDDVAAITDAPLVATHSNAHAITPHARNLTDRQLHMIRESDGMVGINFASAFLRPDGRMESDFGLDIVLRHFDHLVETLGEDRVGLGSDFDGALVPDPIRDIAGLPNLVAALKDHGVDDDLMARVTHRNWLRVLRKTWGE encoded by the coding sequence ATGACCAACTTCCCGGTCTTCGACGGCCATAACGATCTGGTGCTGCGCCTCTTGCGCGGCGACGTCACGGCGCAAGGGGTGGCCGAGGGCCTCGACAGCGGCCACATCGACAAGCCCCGTGCGGTCAAGGGCGGCTTCGGCGGCGGCTTCTTCGCGATCTTCGTCCCCTCCCCCGGCAACAAGGCCGTGCGCTACGAGGAGATGGTGAAGCCGGAATACGACATCCCCCTCCCCGATCCCGTGCCGGAAGACGAGGCGCTCGACTGGACGACCCGCGGCTTCGACGCGCTCGACGACCTCGCCGCGGCGGGGGCCGTGACGCTCTGCCGGACCGCCGACGACATCGCCGCGGCCCTGCCCAAACCCGAAATGGCCGCCGTCGCGCATATTGAAGGTGCGGAGGCCGTGGACCGCGACTTCGCCCGCCTGCACGAATGGCACGCGCGCGGCCTGCGCTCCCTCGGGCCGGTCTGGAGCAGGCCGACCGTCTGGGGCCATGGCGTCCCCTTCCGCTTCCCCTCGTCGCCCGACACCGGCCCCGGCCTCACCGACGCGGGCAAGGCGCTGGTGCGCGAGTGCAATGCGCTGAAGATCATGATCGACCTCTCGCACCTAAACGAGAAGGGCATGGACGACGTGGCCGCGATCACCGACGCGCCGCTGGTCGCCACGCATTCCAACGCCCACGCCATCACGCCGCACGCCCGCAACCTCACCGACCGGCAGCTTCACATGATCCGTGAAAGTGACGGAATGGTGGGCATCAACTTCGCAAGCGCCTTTCTCAGGCCCGACGGCCGCATGGAGTCGGACTTCGGGCTTGACATCGTGCTCCGACATTTTGACCATTTGGTCGAAACCCTGGGCGAGGATCGCGTCGGCCTGGGATCGGACTTCGACGGCGCACTCGTGCCTGACCCGATCCGCGACATCGCAGGGCTGCCCAATCTTGTGGCGGCGCTGAAGGACCACGGTGTCGACGACGATCTG
- a CDS encoding ABC transporter substrate-binding protein encodes MTKTLKGALLLSVLGTGAWAQDVTLTIESWRNDDLTIWQDEIIPAFEAEHPGIKLNFTPSAPAEYNAILNSKLDAGSAGDIITCRPFDASLALYEGGKLADLSDLEGMANFSDVAKSAWITDDGEHPFCVPMGAVIHGFIYNKEIFEELGLEEPTTVAEFYDVLDKIKEDGTYIPMAMGTNDQWEAATMGYQNIGPTYWKGEEGRNALIAGDAKLNDPQFTEVFSELAKWGDYLGDGFEAQTYPDSQNVFTLGRAAIYPAGSWEVSGFNNLAEFEMGAFPPPVVAEGDTCYISDHTDIGIGMNAATEHPEEAKTFLNWVASPEFSKIFANALPGFYPLASDPVEITDPLAAEFASWRDECESTIRSSYQILSRGTPNLENELWNASAAVIKGTETPEEAANRLQEGLASWYENQQ; translated from the coding sequence ATGACCAAGACACTCAAAGGCGCCCTTCTGCTGAGCGTGCTGGGCACCGGCGCATGGGCCCAGGACGTCACGCTGACCATCGAGAGCTGGCGCAACGACGACCTGACGATCTGGCAGGACGAGATCATCCCGGCCTTCGAGGCCGAGCATCCCGGCATCAAGCTGAACTTCACCCCCTCCGCCCCGGCGGAATACAACGCCATCCTGAACTCCAAGCTGGACGCAGGGTCCGCGGGCGACATCATCACCTGCCGCCCCTTCGACGCCTCTCTCGCCCTGTACGAAGGCGGCAAGCTTGCCGACCTGTCCGACCTCGAAGGCATGGCGAACTTCTCCGACGTGGCTAAATCCGCATGGATCACCGACGACGGCGAACACCCCTTCTGCGTTCCGATGGGCGCCGTGATCCACGGCTTCATCTACAACAAGGAGATCTTCGAGGAACTGGGCCTCGAAGAGCCGACCACCGTGGCGGAATTCTACGACGTCTTGGACAAGATCAAGGAAGACGGCACCTACATCCCGATGGCGATGGGCACCAACGACCAGTGGGAAGCCGCGACCATGGGCTACCAGAACATCGGCCCGACCTACTGGAAGGGCGAGGAAGGCCGCAACGCGCTGATCGCCGGCGACGCAAAGCTGAACGACCCGCAGTTCACCGAGGTCTTCTCCGAGCTGGCGAAATGGGGCGACTACCTGGGCGACGGTTTCGAGGCACAGACCTACCCCGACAGCCAGAACGTCTTTACCCTGGGCCGCGCGGCGATCTACCCGGCGGGTTCGTGGGAAGTGTCGGGCTTCAACAACCTCGCCGAGTTCGAGATGGGGGCCTTCCCGCCGCCGGTCGTGGCCGAGGGCGACACCTGCTACATCTCCGACCACACCGACATCGGCATCGGCATGAACGCCGCGACCGAGCACCCGGAAGAGGCAAAGACCTTCCTGAACTGGGTGGCGTCGCCGGAATTCTCCAAGATCTTCGCCAACGCGCTGCCGGGCTTCTACCCGCTGGCCTCCGACCCGGTAGAGATCACCGACCCGCTGGCGGCCGAGTTCGCAAGCTGGCGTGACGAGTGCGAAAGCACGATCCGGTCCTCCTACCAGATCCTGTCGCGCGGCACGCCGAACCTCGAGAACGAGCTGTGGAACGCCTCCGCTGCCGTGATCAAGGGCACGGAGACCCCGGAAGAGGCGGCCAACCGCCTGCAGGAAGGCCTCGCGTCCTGGTACGAGAACCAGCAGTAA